A single region of the Nocardioides aurantiacus genome encodes:
- a CDS encoding LacI family DNA-binding transcriptional regulator: protein MTPSTPPASGRATMHDVATHAGVSLKSVSRVVNDEPGVSAALGERVRRAVAELGYRHNLAASNLRRGRATGAIGMLVQDVSNGFCAEALRAVEDRARERGIVVMAASSDEDGPREREVVAGLVARRVDGLLLMPTSPDLGWLAAEIDAGLPVVAVDRRPAVPEIDAVVVDNRGASAEAVGHLVAHGHRRVAHLGDDSTIITAAERLDGYRSALRATGVVPDPALELTGLRSREAARDAVLALLDLPDPPTALFAARNVICEGAVLALQQRGLTHRVALVGFDDLPVAEMLDPGITVVTQNPHEIGTRAIDLLLRRLDGDTSTRTTEVVPTSLIRRGSGEIAGPDGARAVGA, encoded by the coding sequence GTGACCCCCAGCACGCCCCCCGCCTCCGGGCGCGCCACGATGCACGACGTCGCGACCCACGCCGGGGTGTCGCTCAAGTCGGTCTCCCGCGTCGTCAACGACGAGCCGGGGGTCTCCGCGGCGTTGGGCGAGCGCGTACGCCGCGCGGTCGCCGAGCTCGGCTACCGGCACAACCTCGCCGCGAGCAACCTGCGCCGGGGGCGGGCCACCGGCGCCATCGGGATGCTCGTGCAGGACGTCTCCAACGGGTTCTGCGCCGAGGCACTGCGGGCCGTGGAGGACCGGGCCCGCGAGCGCGGCATCGTGGTGATGGCGGCCAGTAGCGACGAGGACGGCCCCCGCGAGCGCGAGGTCGTCGCCGGGCTAGTGGCCCGCCGCGTGGACGGCCTGCTGCTGATGCCCACCTCGCCCGACCTCGGCTGGCTGGCCGCCGAGATCGACGCCGGCCTCCCCGTGGTCGCCGTCGACCGCCGCCCGGCCGTGCCCGAGATCGACGCTGTGGTGGTCGACAACCGGGGCGCCAGCGCGGAGGCGGTCGGGCACCTCGTGGCCCACGGCCACCGCCGCGTGGCCCACCTCGGCGACGACTCGACCATCATCACCGCCGCGGAGCGGCTGGACGGCTACCGCTCCGCGCTCCGCGCCACCGGCGTGGTGCCCGACCCCGCCCTGGAGCTCACCGGGCTGCGCTCGCGCGAGGCGGCCCGCGACGCGGTGCTCGCGCTGCTCGACCTCCCCGACCCGCCCACCGCGCTGTTCGCGGCCCGCAACGTCATCTGCGAGGGCGCGGTGCTCGCGCTGCAGCAGCGCGGCCTCACGCACCGTGTCGCGCTTGTCGGCTTCGACGACCTGCCGGTGGCGGAGATGCTCGACCCCGGCATCACCGTGGTCACGCAGAACCCGCACGAGATCGGCACCCGGGCGATCGACCTGCTGCTGCGTCGCCTGGACGGCGACACCTCGACCCGCACCACCGAGGTGGTGCCCACCTCGCTGATCCGCCGCGGCTCCGGTGAGATCGCCGGACCCGACGGTGCGCGGGCGGTCGGCGCCTAG
- a CDS encoding DNA-3-methyladenine glycosylase family protein encodes MAPGTAVPHPGQTRVWRPGWPCPVPLVLSTHRRGSGDPTFRTTGDGATWRGVRTPEGPATLRLLPRPRDGEVHATAWGSGSDWVLDSVPRMLGADDDPTGFVPPEPLAHAWRRYGHWRLGATGLVMESLVPAVIEQKVTGQEAFAGFRRLVHRFGERAPGPPSMPEPEVRLWVQPSPAQLRAVPSWEWLACHVDGARSRPLMHAARVATALERAGREHPTEFDRRLRTLPGIGVWTSAEVRSRALGDADSVSFGDYHVAENVGWALTGEDGTTDERLAELLEPYAGHRHRVQRLVELAGLVRPRRGARMAPRRHLPVRR; translated from the coding sequence ATGGCTCCCGGCACCGCGGTCCCGCACCCGGGGCAGACCCGGGTCTGGCGCCCGGGGTGGCCCTGCCCGGTGCCGCTGGTGCTCTCGACGCACCGGCGCGGCTCGGGCGACCCGACCTTCCGCACCACCGGCGACGGCGCGACCTGGCGCGGGGTGCGCACGCCCGAGGGCCCGGCCACGCTGCGGCTGCTGCCCCGGCCACGGGACGGCGAGGTGCACGCGACGGCGTGGGGGAGCGGCAGCGACTGGGTGCTCGACTCCGTGCCCCGGATGCTCGGCGCCGACGACGACCCGACCGGCTTCGTGCCGCCGGAGCCGCTGGCCCACGCCTGGCGTCGCTACGGCCACTGGCGGCTCGGGGCGACCGGGCTGGTGATGGAGTCGCTGGTGCCGGCCGTGATCGAGCAGAAGGTGACCGGGCAGGAGGCGTTCGCGGGCTTCCGGCGCCTGGTCCACCGGTTCGGCGAGCGGGCGCCGGGGCCGCCGTCGATGCCCGAGCCCGAGGTGCGGCTGTGGGTGCAGCCCTCGCCCGCGCAGCTGCGCGCGGTGCCCTCGTGGGAGTGGCTGGCCTGCCACGTCGACGGAGCGCGGTCACGGCCGCTGATGCACGCCGCCCGGGTCGCGACGGCGCTGGAGCGGGCCGGCCGCGAGCACCCGACGGAGTTCGACCGGCGGCTGCGCACCCTGCCGGGCATCGGGGTGTGGACCAGTGCCGAGGTGCGCTCGCGGGCGCTCGGCGACGCCGACTCGGTCAGCTTCGGCGACTACCACGTGGCCGAGAACGTCGGCTGGGCGCTGACCGGTGAGGACGGCACCACCGACGAGCGCCTGGCCGAGCTCCTGGAGCCGTACGCCGGCCACCGGCACCGCGTGCAGCGCCTCGTCGAGCTGGCCGGTCTGGTGCGCCCGCGCCGTGGGGCCAGGATGGCCCCGCGCCGCCACCTGCCCGTACGCCGCTAG
- a CDS encoding ATP-dependent DNA ligase, which yields MLLARIVEVSTAVAATRSRLEKRRLIADLLREARGTDHDAGTDEAGAADEVELAATYLSGTLRQRRTGLGWRALTDLPDPAAAPSVEVTEVDATLEELSSLAGSGSSTARRAAAAALFARLTAPEQEFLRAVMTGNVRQGALDSVMLDAVAAAAEVPLEEVRRAAMFSAPTGPIAAAALTGGPAALRRFELLVGRPVRPMLAGTAPDVTAGVEKVAAGEAVAVDTKLDGIRIQVHRRGDDVAVFTRSLDEIGERLPEVVEVARSLPGGDLVLDGEALTLDEQGRPRPFQETASTTATHTGATGIRPFFFDLLLEGSDSFIERPTHERLARLDEVVPEEHRVARLVTDSPDEAQRFFDEAVAAGQEGVILKRLDAPYDAGRRGSAWVKVKPRHTLDLVVLGVEWGSGRREGWLSNLHLGARDDRPGHDGFVMLGKTFKGMTDEMLAWQTERFLGLETRRTRGTVFVDPVQVVEIAFDGVQRSTRYPGGVALRFARVLRYRDDKPAAEVDPLSRLLELRDG from the coding sequence ATGCTGCTCGCCCGGATCGTCGAGGTCTCGACCGCCGTCGCCGCCACCCGGTCCCGGCTGGAGAAGCGCCGCCTGATCGCGGACCTGCTGCGCGAGGCCCGGGGTACCGACCACGACGCCGGCACCGACGAGGCCGGGGCGGCCGACGAGGTCGAGCTGGCGGCGACCTACCTCTCCGGCACGCTCCGGCAGCGGCGCACCGGGCTCGGCTGGCGCGCGCTGACCGACCTGCCCGATCCCGCCGCCGCGCCCTCGGTCGAGGTGACCGAGGTCGACGCGACACTGGAGGAGCTGTCCTCCTTGGCCGGCAGCGGCTCCAGCACCGCCCGACGCGCGGCCGCCGCGGCGCTCTTCGCCCGGCTGACCGCGCCCGAGCAGGAGTTCCTGCGGGCGGTGATGACGGGCAACGTGCGCCAGGGCGCCCTCGACTCGGTGATGCTCGACGCCGTCGCGGCGGCGGCCGAGGTCCCCCTGGAGGAGGTGCGTCGCGCCGCGATGTTCAGCGCCCCCACCGGCCCGATCGCCGCGGCGGCGCTGACCGGTGGCCCGGCGGCGCTGCGGCGCTTCGAGCTGCTCGTCGGCCGGCCGGTCCGCCCGATGCTGGCCGGTACCGCCCCCGACGTCACCGCCGGGGTCGAGAAGGTCGCCGCCGGGGAGGCGGTCGCGGTCGACACCAAGCTCGACGGCATCCGGATCCAGGTCCACCGCCGGGGCGACGACGTGGCGGTCTTCACCCGCAGCCTCGACGAGATCGGCGAGCGGCTGCCGGAGGTCGTCGAGGTCGCGCGGTCGCTGCCCGGGGGCGACCTCGTCCTCGACGGCGAGGCGCTGACCCTCGACGAGCAGGGCCGGCCCCGCCCCTTCCAGGAGACCGCCTCGACGACGGCCACGCACACCGGAGCGACCGGCATCCGCCCGTTCTTCTTCGACCTGCTGCTCGAGGGGTCCGACTCGTTCATCGAGCGCCCCACCCACGAGCGCCTCGCCCGCCTCGACGAGGTGGTCCCCGAGGAGCACCGCGTCGCCCGCCTGGTGACCGACTCCCCCGACGAGGCGCAGCGGTTCTTCGACGAGGCCGTCGCCGCGGGCCAGGAGGGCGTGATCCTCAAGCGCCTCGACGCGCCGTACGACGCCGGCCGCCGTGGCTCGGCCTGGGTCAAGGTCAAGCCCCGCCACACCCTCGACCTCGTCGTGCTCGGCGTCGAGTGGGGCAGCGGCCGTCGCGAGGGCTGGCTGTCCAACCTCCACCTCGGCGCCCGCGACGACCGCCCCGGCCACGACGGCTTCGTGATGCTCGGCAAGACCTTCAAGGGCATGACCGACGAGATGCTGGCCTGGCAGACCGAGCGCTTCCTCGGCCTGGAGACCCGACGCACGCGCGGCACGGTCTTCGTCGACCCGGTCCAGGTCGTCGAGATCGCCTTCGACGGCGTGCAGCGCTCCACCCGCTACCCCGGCGGCGTGGCGCTGCGGTTCGCCCGGGTGCTGCGCTACCGCGACGACAAGCCGGCCGCCGAGGTCGACCCGCTCTCGCGGCTGCTCGAGCTGCGCGACGGCTGA
- a CDS encoding CDP-alcohol phosphatidyltransferase family protein → MNATQHDHHAARPGPGAVAAAWSVHVYTMSGVAFALLTVIAVIEGDTVRALWLGLVAMVIDGTDGMLARHVRVKEVVPWFDGALLDNIVDYLTYAFTPMVLLWSAGYLGAGPWAQVLAIVPLVASAFQFCRTDAKTEDHLFTGFPSYWNILAFYVVVMDLGLTAVTVLILVCTVLVFVPVGYVYPSRTGTLQALTLLLTTIWLVAYAVLLAQLPDPSPIWLAVSLVYVAYYVVLSIYLTLQRRRSVAASATVGA, encoded by the coding sequence GTGAACGCCACGCAGCACGACCATCACGCGGCGCGTCCGGGACCCGGCGCGGTCGCCGCGGCCTGGTCCGTGCACGTCTACACGATGTCGGGCGTCGCCTTCGCGCTGCTGACCGTCATCGCGGTGATCGAGGGCGACACCGTCCGCGCGCTGTGGCTGGGCCTGGTCGCGATGGTCATCGACGGCACCGACGGCATGCTGGCGCGCCACGTGCGGGTCAAGGAGGTGGTGCCGTGGTTCGACGGCGCCCTGCTCGACAACATCGTCGACTACCTGACCTACGCCTTCACCCCGATGGTGCTGCTCTGGAGCGCGGGCTATCTCGGCGCCGGCCCCTGGGCCCAGGTCCTGGCGATCGTGCCGCTGGTGGCCTCGGCCTTCCAGTTCTGCCGCACCGACGCCAAGACCGAGGACCACCTGTTCACCGGCTTCCCCAGCTACTGGAACATCCTGGCCTTCTACGTCGTCGTCATGGACCTCGGCCTCACCGCCGTGACCGTGCTCATCCTGGTCTGCACGGTGCTGGTGTTCGTGCCCGTCGGCTACGTCTACCCCTCCCGCACCGGCACCCTCCAGGCCCTGACGCTGCTCCTCACCACGATCTGGCTGGTGGCCTACGCCGTCCTGCTGGCCCAGCTCCCCGATCCCTCGCCGATCTGGCTCGCGGTCTCGCTCGTCTACGTCGCCTACTACGTCGTGCTGAGCATCTACCTGACGCTGCAGCGCCGCCGCTCGGTGGCGGCCTCGGCGACGGTCGGCGCCTGA
- a CDS encoding GtrA family protein, giving the protein MDDGSRQQRRHPLVQLVVFACVGGAFNVLYAGLYLLLRQVWEAQPANAVALVLSTLAGTWGHRRISFGVRDPAHAVRHQALGLALLGFSLAVTAGSLALLEALVDEPSQTAEAAVLVAANLGCGLVRFVTFRVAMLPRDVRRRRAAAA; this is encoded by the coding sequence GTGGACGACGGGTCGAGGCAGCAGCGACGCCACCCGCTCGTGCAGCTGGTGGTGTTCGCCTGCGTCGGCGGCGCCTTCAACGTCCTGTACGCCGGCCTCTACCTGCTGCTGCGCCAGGTCTGGGAGGCGCAACCGGCCAACGCGGTCGCGCTGGTGCTCTCCACGCTGGCCGGCACGTGGGGCCACCGGCGGATCAGCTTCGGGGTCCGCGACCCCGCCCACGCCGTGCGCCACCAGGCGCTCGGGCTGGCATTGCTCGGGTTCAGCCTCGCGGTGACCGCAGGTTCCCTGGCGCTGCTGGAGGCACTGGTGGACGAGCCGTCGCAGACGGCCGAGGCGGCGGTGCTGGTGGCGGCCAACCTCGGCTGCGGACTGGTGCGGTTCGTGACCTTCCGGGTGGCGATGCTCCCCCGCGACGTACGCCGGCGACGCGCTGCCGCTGCGTGA
- a CDS encoding TetR/AcrR family transcriptional regulator: MTTSRTSTRQPAAARRRAREREILAATRELFDESGVRDAQIEDIARAVGVNRAIIYRHFSGKEELFALTLVSYLEDLEARLREAVEARSTAETRLVAAVEAFVDFGVEFPAFVDCAQTLMRRRGPELLEEISESALFRLGRGISSCLSVLREVLAEGTASGAFAVEDPTLLANHMYASGLGALQLARVGMLVRESAPGVPAIAPVSTDDVKAYVVATAQALAARP, from the coding sequence ATGACCACCTCCCGCACCTCGACGCGGCAGCCGGCTGCTGCGCGGCGCCGGGCCCGCGAGCGGGAGATCCTGGCCGCCACGCGCGAGCTCTTCGACGAGTCCGGCGTCCGTGACGCCCAGATCGAGGACATCGCCCGGGCGGTCGGGGTCAACCGGGCGATCATCTACCGCCACTTCAGCGGCAAGGAGGAGCTCTTCGCGCTCACCCTGGTCAGCTACCTCGAGGACCTCGAGGCCCGCCTGCGCGAGGCGGTCGAGGCCCGGAGCACGGCCGAGACCCGGCTGGTCGCGGCGGTCGAGGCGTTCGTCGACTTCGGGGTCGAGTTCCCCGCCTTCGTGGACTGCGCGCAGACGCTGATGCGTCGCCGCGGGCCGGAGCTGCTCGAGGAGATCAGCGAGAGCGCACTGTTCCGGCTCGGCCGGGGCATCTCCTCGTGCCTGTCGGTGCTGCGCGAGGTGCTCGCCGAGGGCACCGCGTCGGGCGCGTTCGCGGTCGAGGACCCGACGCTGCTCGCCAACCACATGTACGCCAGCGGCCTCGGCGCCCTGCAGCTCGCACGGGTCGGGATGCTGGTGCGCGAGTCCGCCCCCGGGGTGCCCGCCATCGCCCCGGTCTCGACCGACGACGTCAAGGCCTACGTCGTGGCCACCGCACAGGCACTCGCCGCCCGCCCCTGA
- a CDS encoding acetyl-CoA C-acetyltransferase encodes MQSQTRRVAVLGGNRIPFARSNSVYASASNQEMLTAAIDGLVTRYGLQGQRLGEVVAGAVLKHSRDFNLTRESVLGSRLAPETAADDLQQACGTGLQAAIYVANKIALGQIDSGIAGGTDTTSDAPIAISEKLRKKLIKVNQQKDNVGRVKALGAIRPGDIGIEVPQNGEPRTRLSMGEHAALTALEWQVTRESQDELAATSHHRLAASYDSGFQDDLITPFNGLERDQNLRPDSSLEKLAKLKPVFGKGEAATMTAANSTPLTDGASAVLLGTEEWAAEHGLTVQAYFVDAETAAVDFVHGGEGLLMAPAYAVPRLLERNGLTLQDFDFYEVHEAFASQVLSTLKAWEDPVFCKERLGLDAPLGSIDRAKLNVNGSSLAAGHPFAATGGRIVANLAKLLHQKGSGRGLISICAAGGQGVTAILEK; translated from the coding sequence ATGCAGTCCCAGACGCGCCGCGTCGCCGTTCTCGGCGGCAACCGGATCCCCTTCGCCCGCTCGAACTCGGTCTACGCCTCGGCCTCCAACCAGGAGATGCTGACCGCGGCCATTGACGGTCTGGTCACGCGCTACGGCCTGCAGGGCCAGCGCCTGGGCGAGGTGGTCGCCGGAGCCGTGCTCAAGCACAGCCGCGACTTCAACCTCACCCGGGAGTCGGTGCTCGGCTCGCGGCTGGCCCCCGAGACCGCCGCCGACGACCTCCAGCAGGCCTGCGGCACCGGGCTCCAGGCCGCGATCTACGTCGCCAACAAGATCGCCCTGGGCCAGATCGACTCCGGCATCGCCGGCGGCACCGACACCACCTCCGACGCCCCGATCGCGATCTCGGAGAAGCTGCGCAAGAAGCTGATCAAGGTCAACCAGCAGAAGGACAACGTCGGTCGCGTCAAGGCGCTCGGCGCCATCCGTCCCGGTGACATCGGCATCGAGGTCCCGCAGAACGGCGAGCCCCGGACCCGGCTGTCGATGGGCGAGCACGCCGCCCTGACCGCGCTGGAGTGGCAGGTCACCCGCGAGTCGCAGGACGAGCTCGCGGCCACCTCGCACCACCGGCTCGCGGCGTCCTACGACTCGGGCTTCCAGGACGACCTGATCACCCCCTTCAACGGCCTCGAGCGCGACCAGAACCTGCGTCCCGACTCCTCGCTGGAGAAGCTCGCGAAGCTCAAGCCGGTCTTCGGCAAGGGGGAGGCGGCCACGATGACGGCCGCCAACTCCACCCCGCTCACCGACGGCGCCTCCGCGGTGCTGCTCGGCACCGAGGAGTGGGCCGCCGAGCACGGCCTGACCGTGCAGGCGTACTTCGTCGACGCCGAGACCGCGGCCGTCGACTTCGTGCACGGCGGCGAGGGCCTGCTCATGGCCCCGGCGTACGCCGTGCCGCGGCTGCTCGAGCGCAACGGCCTGACCCTGCAGGACTTCGACTTCTACGAGGTCCACGAGGCGTTCGCCTCGCAGGTGCTCTCCACCCTCAAGGCGTGGGAGGACCCGGTGTTCTGCAAGGAGCGTCTCGGCCTGGACGCCCCGCTGGGCTCCATCGACCGCGCCAAGCTGAACGTCAACGGCTCCTCGCTCGCCGCGGGCCACCCGTTCGCCGCGACCGGCGGCCGGATCGTGGCCAACCTGGCCAAGCTGCTGCACCAGAAGGGCTCGGGCCGCGGCCTGATCTCGATCTGCGCCGCGGGCGGCCAGGGCGTCACCGCCATCCTGGAGAAGTAG
- a CDS encoding 3-oxoacyl-ACP reductase, whose translation MSDRYQFFTSTPIGKLVVKNLGLPAPTPLERWSEGAPLVDGTVVTGGEGRLSKALVVALDDLGITNVGVSAEGQRYKGLVFDATGLTSADQLVALQQFFTPLMRSLTSCARVVVLGTVPDQTSGAGERIAQRALEGFTRSLGKEIGKGSTVNLVYVAPGAEQALESTLAFFLSPKSAYVSGQVVRIGATGAVEAEPVADQARPLAGQVAIVTGASRGIGEQIARVLHRDGAKVLGIDVPQAASELQGVMREIDGDHLVLDITAKDAPQRIAQHVKNTYGQVNGVVHNAGITRDKKLANMAEDRWSSVIAVNLTAPERISRELLEQGLVAANGRIVGVSSIAGIAGNVGQTNYAASKAGVIGLVDSLAPELEGGITVNAVAPGFIVTQMTAAVPFATREVGQRMNAMSQGGLPVDVAEAIAWYLSPGSTGVNGNVVRVCGQMMLGA comes from the coding sequence ATGTCGGACCGGTACCAGTTCTTCACCTCCACCCCCATCGGCAAGCTGGTCGTCAAGAACCTCGGCCTGCCCGCCCCCACCCCGCTCGAGCGGTGGAGCGAAGGTGCGCCCCTGGTGGACGGCACCGTCGTCACCGGCGGGGAGGGCCGGCTGTCCAAGGCCCTCGTCGTGGCCCTGGACGACCTGGGCATCACCAACGTCGGCGTGAGCGCGGAGGGTCAGCGCTACAAGGGTCTGGTCTTCGACGCCACCGGCCTCACCTCGGCCGACCAGCTGGTCGCGCTGCAGCAGTTCTTCACCCCGCTGATGCGCAGCCTCACCAGCTGCGCCCGCGTCGTGGTGCTCGGCACCGTCCCGGACCAGACCTCCGGCGCCGGCGAGCGGATCGCCCAGCGCGCGCTCGAGGGCTTCACCCGCTCGCTCGGCAAGGAGATCGGCAAGGGCAGCACCGTCAACCTGGTCTACGTCGCCCCGGGTGCGGAGCAGGCGCTGGAGTCGACGCTGGCCTTCTTCCTCTCCCCCAAGAGCGCCTACGTCTCGGGCCAGGTCGTCCGGATCGGCGCGACGGGTGCCGTCGAGGCCGAGCCCGTCGCCGACCAGGCCCGGCCGCTGGCCGGCCAGGTCGCGATCGTGACCGGCGCCTCGCGCGGCATCGGCGAGCAGATCGCCCGGGTGCTGCACCGCGACGGCGCGAAGGTCCTCGGCATCGACGTGCCCCAGGCGGCGAGCGAGCTGCAGGGCGTGATGCGCGAGATCGACGGCGACCACCTCGTCCTCGACATCACCGCCAAGGACGCGCCGCAGCGCATCGCCCAGCACGTCAAGAACACCTACGGCCAGGTCAACGGCGTGGTGCACAACGCCGGCATCACGCGCGACAAGAAGCTGGCCAACATGGCCGAGGACCGCTGGTCCTCGGTGATCGCGGTCAACCTCACCGCACCCGAGCGGATCTCGCGCGAGCTGCTCGAGCAGGGCCTGGTGGCGGCCAACGGCCGCATCGTCGGGGTCTCCTCGATCGCCGGCATCGCGGGCAACGTGGGCCAGACCAACTACGCCGCCTCCAAGGCCGGCGTGATCGGCCTGGTCGACAGCCTCGCCCCCGAGCTCGAGGGCGGCATCACCGTCAACGCCGTCGCCCCCGGCTTCATCGTCACCCAGATGACCGCGGCCGTGCCGTTCGCGACCCGCGAGGTCGGTCAGCGCATGAACGCGATGTCGCAGGGCGGGCTGCCGGTCGACGTCGCCGAGGCGATCGCGTGGTACCTCTCCCCCGGCTCGACGGGCGTCAACGGCAACGTCGTGCGCGTCTGCGGCCAGATGATGCTGGGCGCCTGA
- a CDS encoding MaoC family dehydratase, which produces MTDRTIQGQPGGLGTMLKAALPVLPGVNLVPGVAKKGGALPDLRLHRRDVAVDPAHVAAYARVCGFEPRQALPFTYPHMLAFGLHMGIMTDASFPFPAIGTVHLGNRITAHRPLAPTERLDVDAEARDLRPHPKGRVFDLVTTVSSGGEVVWDSTSTYLRVGRGDDTARPTGEPFDVVRGTGLVWRLPGDLGRRYAAVSGDHNPIHLYPLTAKAFGFKRQIAHGMWTKARCVAAFANRLGDAGTVEVEFKKPVFLPGTVAFGSRTVDGGLDFSLTDPRSDKPHLVGRARRG; this is translated from the coding sequence ATGACGGACCGGACGATCCAGGGCCAGCCCGGCGGGCTCGGCACCATGCTCAAGGCGGCACTGCCGGTGCTGCCCGGGGTCAACCTGGTGCCCGGCGTGGCCAAGAAGGGCGGCGCGCTGCCGGACCTGCGGCTGCACCGGCGCGACGTGGCCGTCGACCCCGCGCACGTGGCGGCGTACGCCCGGGTCTGCGGGTTCGAGCCGCGCCAGGCGCTGCCGTTCACCTACCCGCACATGCTGGCCTTCGGCCTGCACATGGGGATCATGACCGACGCCTCGTTCCCGTTCCCCGCGATCGGCACCGTGCACCTGGGCAACCGGATCACCGCCCACCGGCCGCTGGCACCGACCGAGCGGCTCGACGTCGACGCCGAGGCCCGCGACCTGCGGCCCCACCCCAAGGGCCGCGTCTTCGACCTGGTCACCACCGTCAGCTCCGGCGGCGAGGTGGTCTGGGACTCGACCTCGACCTACCTGCGCGTCGGCCGCGGTGACGACACGGCGAGGCCCACGGGCGAGCCGTTCGACGTGGTGCGCGGCACCGGCCTGGTCTGGAGGCTCCCCGGTGACCTGGGCCGTCGGTACGCCGCGGTCTCGGGCGACCACAACCCGATCCACCTCTACCCGCTGACGGCCAAGGCCTTCGGGTTCAAGCGCCAGATCGCCCACGGCATGTGGACCAAGGCGCGCTGCGTCGCGGCCTTCGCCAACCGGCTGGGTGACGCCGGCACGGTCGAGGTGGAGTTCAAGAAGCCGGTCTTCCTGCCCGGCACGGTCGCCTTCGGCTCGCGCACCGTCGACGGGGGGCTCGACTTCTCCCTCACCGACCCGCGCAGCGACAAGCCGCACCTGGTCGGCCGGGCCCGCCGCGGCTGA
- a CDS encoding M23 family metallopeptidase, giving the protein MSDPRRSRQAARRLLGLGLVTALALGSGLAATPAAVGADGATDARAHGEGRMGPSSARTVSASPSSGPDFEMPFPCGQTWTGGTRSSHSPSSWTVDFNTPDDLGKPALASAPGVVTLTRSLTTSYGRYVVVDHGGGYTTLYAHLNSIAATVGQVVDQGDLIGYVGTSGGSTGPHLHFEERRDGGYFHPWFSRTLFAFGSTSASKSCGDRPLAGDFDGDGRDDMAVWRPGATTGRFYLRTLPTRQVVDWGRAGDTPLAADFNGDGISQVATKGLGSSTWKLRGGTGATATVTAGGATDVPLAGDWDGNRLAELGWYRWSNRTFYLRAADLSVRSVVWGTTGEQPVVGDWNGNRASDVGAFRSSTATWRLRVPSGSSYVTRTVTFGAPGDVPVVGDWDGDGTDDLGTWRPSTRTFHQRVPEGAGFVTRASRYGLARG; this is encoded by the coding sequence ATGTCAGACCCCCGACGTAGCCGTCAGGCTGCCCGTCGCCTCCTGGGCCTCGGCCTGGTGACGGCCCTGGCGCTGGGGAGCGGCCTCGCCGCCACCCCGGCCGCGGTCGGAGCCGACGGCGCCACCGACGCCCGCGCCCACGGCGAGGGCCGGATGGGGCCGAGCTCGGCGCGCACGGTCAGCGCGTCGCCCTCGAGCGGGCCCGACTTCGAGATGCCGTTCCCGTGCGGCCAGACCTGGACCGGCGGCACCCGCTCCTCGCACTCGCCGAGCTCGTGGACGGTCGACTTCAACACCCCCGACGACCTCGGCAAGCCCGCGCTCGCGTCGGCGCCCGGGGTGGTCACCCTGACCCGGTCGCTCACCACGAGCTACGGCCGCTACGTCGTCGTCGACCACGGGGGCGGCTACACCACGCTCTACGCCCACCTCAACTCCATCGCGGCCACCGTCGGCCAGGTGGTCGACCAGGGCGACCTGATCGGCTACGTCGGCACCAGCGGCGGCTCGACCGGCCCGCACCTGCACTTCGAGGAGCGGCGCGACGGGGGCTACTTCCACCCGTGGTTCTCCCGCACCCTGTTCGCCTTCGGGTCGACCAGCGCCTCGAAGAGCTGTGGTGACCGGCCGCTCGCCGGCGACTTCGACGGCGACGGTCGCGACGACATGGCCGTCTGGCGACCCGGTGCGACCACCGGCCGCTTCTACCTGCGGACCCTGCCGACGCGGCAGGTCGTCGACTGGGGCCGGGCGGGCGACACCCCGCTGGCCGCCGACTTCAACGGTGACGGGATCAGCCAGGTCGCGACCAAGGGGCTCGGCTCGTCGACCTGGAAGCTGCGCGGCGGCACGGGAGCGACGGCCACCGTCACGGCGGGCGGCGCGACCGACGTGCCGCTCGCGGGCGACTGGGACGGCAACCGGCTGGCCGAGCTGGGCTGGTACCGCTGGTCCAACCGCACCTTCTACCTCCGCGCCGCCGACCTCTCGGTGCGCAGCGTCGTGTGGGGCACCACCGGTGAGCAGCCGGTCGTGGGCGACTGGAACGGCAACCGCGCGAGCGACGTGGGGGCCTTCCGGTCCAGCACCGCGACCTGGCGCCTGCGGGTGCCCAGCGGCTCGTCGTACGTCACCCGCACGGTCACCTTCGGTGCCCCCGGTGACGTCCCGGTCGTCGGCGACTGGGACGGGGACGGCACCGACGACCTCGGCACCTGGCGACCCAGCACCCGGACCTTCCACCAGCGCGTGCCGGAGGGCGCGGGCTTCGTCACCCGGGCGTCAAGGTACGGGCTGGCCCGCGGCTGA